A single Gemmatimonadales bacterium DNA region contains:
- a CDS encoding nuclear transport factor 2 family protein has protein sequence MAHRPLLPLAAALSLLAAAPASCPGPERPADPLARRQIEAVMERYVSAYRRDDADAMAALYDANGILLPPGRDLIRGRAAIRRFWSQGMEQGIEMQSVVIGAGASTGYVVGRYYIPADDEDEAESGKYVITLDRPVGGSWAVAADIWNDDGDDSTADESADSTAAVAARAVSYSSRRMRLPK, from the coding sequence ATGGCACACCGGCCCCTGCTCCCCCTTGCCGCCGCGCTCAGCCTGCTCGCCGCCGCACCGGCCTCATGCCCTGGACCCGAGCGCCCGGCTGACCCGCTCGCCCGCCGCCAGATCGAGGCGGTGATGGAGCGGTACGTCTCGGCCTACCGGCGGGACGATGCCGACGCGATGGCGGCGCTCTACGACGCGAACGGCATTCTGTTGCCGCCGGGGCGAGATCTGATCCGGGGCCGGGCGGCGATCCGGCGTTTCTGGAGCCAGGGCATGGAGCAGGGCATCGAGATGCAGAGCGTCGTCATCGGGGCGGGCGCGAGTACCGGGTATGTGGTGGGCCGATACTACATCCCCGCCGACGATGAGGACGAGGCCGAGTCGGGCAAGTACGTAATCACCCTCGATCGCCCGGTCGGCGGGAGCTGGGCGGTGGCGGCCGACATCTGGAACGACGACGGGGACGATTCGACCGCGGACGAATCGGCGGACAGCACGGCGGCTGTGGCGGCGCGAGCGGTGTCGTACTCCTCGCGCCGGATGCGCCTTCCAAAGTGA
- the crtI gene encoding phytoene desaturase family protein: protein MTAARPTAIVIGAGIGGLAAAARLAHQDFSVTVLERHAVPGGRAGLWESHGFRFDTGPSFVLMLEYWQQLFEDTGRRLEDYVSLVRLDPNYRIHYPDGSTLEMTSALDTLGENMERLEPGAGAGLRRFLARSGELYRSGLAFVSRNMHTARAMFTLEHGAMLLGTGALGDLRRLVGRYVRDERLVQALTFQSLYLGLSPYESLGIYSLLPYTEIAGGLYYPMGGMHALPRALERLGRELGAGFEFGRGVARLERSGRRVTGVVLDDGTRLAADLVVANADLPYVYERLLGEPYPGIAKKEFSCSVVLLNLGVRRTYPALLHHNLIVPAAMREACEDIFHRHRMPEEPPLYVCAPTRTDPGAAPPGCEILFVLVVAPSQSPARPIDWTTEGPKVEERTLARLEAFGLTDLRANIVTRRRFTPADFTAAFGNLRGEAFGLAHGLRQIGYFRPHNRHPNLQNLYFVGQSTHPGCGLPMVLISARCTVDRVMAERAVWQ, encoded by the coding sequence GTGACCGCCGCTCGACCCACCGCCATCGTCATCGGTGCCGGCATCGGCGGGCTCGCGGCCGCGGCGCGCCTCGCGCACCAGGACTTTTCGGTCACCGTGCTGGAGCGCCACGCCGTGCCCGGCGGCCGCGCCGGCCTCTGGGAATCCCACGGCTTCCGCTTTGACACCGGTCCCTCGTTCGTGCTCATGCTGGAGTACTGGCAGCAGCTCTTCGAGGACACCGGCCGGCGGCTCGAGGACTACGTCTCGTTGGTGAGGCTCGACCCCAACTATCGCATCCACTATCCCGACGGTTCCACGCTCGAGATGACCAGCGCGCTCGACACGCTGGGCGAGAACATGGAGCGCCTGGAGCCCGGCGCGGGTGCGGGGCTCCGGCGCTTTCTCGCCAGGAGCGGCGAGCTGTACCGGAGCGGCCTCGCCTTCGTTTCGCGCAACATGCACACGGCGCGCGCCATGTTCACCCTGGAGCACGGCGCCATGCTCCTCGGCACCGGCGCGCTCGGCGACCTGCGCCGCCTGGTGGGCCGCTACGTGCGTGACGAGCGGCTGGTGCAGGCGCTCACCTTCCAGTCCCTCTATCTCGGGCTCTCGCCCTACGAATCGCTTGGCATCTACAGCCTGCTGCCCTACACCGAAATCGCGGGCGGCCTCTATTACCCGATGGGCGGCATGCACGCGCTCCCCCGCGCGCTGGAGCGCCTCGGGCGCGAGCTCGGCGCCGGGTTCGAGTTCGGCCGGGGCGTGGCGCGGCTCGAGCGATCCGGACGTCGGGTCACGGGCGTAGTGCTCGACGACGGCACCCGGCTCGCCGCGGACCTCGTCGTCGCGAACGCCGACCTGCCGTACGTCTACGAGCGGCTCCTGGGCGAGCCGTATCCCGGCATCGCGAAGAAGGAATTCAGCTGCTCGGTGGTGCTGCTCAACCTCGGCGTGCGCCGCACCTATCCGGCGTTGCTTCATCACAACCTGATCGTTCCGGCCGCCATGCGCGAAGCGTGCGAGGACATCTTCCACCGGCACCGCATGCCCGAGGAGCCGCCGCTCTACGTCTGCGCCCCGACCCGCACCGATCCCGGCGCGGCCCCGCCGGGTTGCGAAATCCTCTTTGTGCTGGTGGTGGCACCGAGTCAATCTCCCGCGCGGCCGATCGATTGGACGACAGAGGGTCCGAAGGTCGAGGAGCGCACCCTCGCACGGCTCGAGGCGTTTGGCCTCACCGATCTGCGCGCGAACATCGTCACCCGTCGCCGCTTCACGCCGGCCGATTTCACGGCCGCCTTCGGCAATCTGCGCGGCGAGGCATTCGGCCTCGCGCATGGGCTCAGGCAGATCGGCTATTTCCGCCCGCACAACCGTCATCCCAACCTTCAGAACCTCTACTTCGTCGGCCAGAGCACCCATCCGGGATGCGGTCTGCCGATGGTGCTCATCTCCGCGCGGTGCACGGTGGATCGGGTGATGGCGGAACGGGCGGTGTGGCAGTGA
- the pyrF gene encoding orotidine-5'-phosphate decarboxylase → MTEPRLPPAPAAVAARDRLIVALDLDTPSENEALVRHLGAAASFYKVGWISLAAGGFALVPALIEQGKQVFLDLKIFDVPNTVRQSIAAVARLGVRFVTVHGNRAIVEAAVSGRGGSALEILAVTVLTSLTGDDAREMYGLPDGTTLDDHVVSVTRSLVALGADGVIASAEEVARLRAAVPARTTIVTPGIRLAGEATHDQRRVGAPDDAIAAGADYLVVGRSIYRNADPIAQVERYVDAIERGLAARERGARGPGERPASRPQP, encoded by the coding sequence GTGACCGAGCCGCGCCTTCCGCCCGCTCCCGCCGCCGTCGCCGCTCGAGACCGGCTCATCGTCGCCCTCGACCTCGACACCCCGTCCGAAAACGAGGCGCTCGTTCGGCACCTCGGCGCCGCGGCCTCGTTCTACAAGGTGGGCTGGATTTCGCTCGCCGCGGGCGGCTTCGCGCTGGTTCCGGCACTCATCGAGCAGGGCAAGCAGGTCTTTCTCGACCTCAAGATCTTCGACGTGCCCAACACCGTGCGGCAGTCGATCGCCGCGGTGGCGCGGCTCGGCGTGCGGTTCGTCACCGTCCACGGCAACCGCGCCATCGTCGAGGCCGCCGTGTCCGGACGCGGCGGCAGCGCGCTCGAGATCCTCGCAGTCACCGTCCTCACGAGCCTTACGGGCGACGACGCGCGCGAGATGTACGGCCTGCCGGACGGCACCACGCTCGACGATCACGTCGTTTCCGTCACCCGTTCGCTCGTGGCGCTCGGCGCCGACGGCGTCATCGCCTCCGCCGAAGAGGTCGCCCGGCTCCGCGCCGCGGTGCCTGCGCGCACCACCATCGTCACACCCGGCATCCGGCTCGCCGGCGAGGCCACCCACGACCAGCGCCGCGTGGGCGCGCCAGACGACGCGATTGCGGCGGGCGCCGATTATCTCGTCGTCGGCCGCTCGATTTACCGGAATGCGGACCCGATCGCGCAGGTCGAACGCTACGTCGACGCGATCGAGCGCGGGCTCGCCGCGCGCGAGCGTGGCGCGCGTGGCCCCGGCGAGCGCCCCGCCTCCCGACCCCAGCCGTGA
- a CDS encoding DUF2269 family protein yields the protein MDRGVLRALHVAGAVLLLGNVTVTGLWAALLYRWRRSVPFRVVARAILWADLVLTLGGGTLLVVSGVLLVRAGGYSVLDTPWLEQGIGALVVSTLAWLLVLLPDQWRMERLDPADEAALRRVFLRWSTVGWVATVVLYAGLWAMVTRR from the coding sequence ATGGATAGGGGCGTGCTCCGCGCGCTGCACGTCGCGGGCGCCGTCTTGCTCCTGGGCAATGTCACCGTGACCGGCCTCTGGGCCGCGCTGCTCTATCGCTGGCGGCGCTCGGTACCTTTCCGGGTCGTGGCCCGCGCCATTCTCTGGGCCGATCTCGTATTGACGTTGGGCGGCGGCACGCTGCTCGTCGTTTCGGGCGTCCTGCTGGTGCGCGCCGGCGGCTACTCGGTGCTCGACACGCCGTGGCTCGAGCAGGGCATCGGCGCGCTCGTGGTGAGCACGCTGGCGTGGCTCCTGGTCCTGCTGCCCGACCAGTGGCGCATGGAGCGCCTGGACCCGGCGGACGAGGCCGCACTCCGCCGGGTCTTCCTGCGCTGGAGCACGGTGGGATGGGTGGCGACGGTGGTTCTCTACGCGGGATTGTGGGCCATGGTGACCCGGCGATGA
- a CDS encoding squalene/phytoene synthase family protein, whose protein sequence is MSVALVESYAEAEQITAEWAKSFYFASRFLPAPKRRAVFALYDYCRHADNLVDERGDLSAAEVRAALDALGRQVRAMHAGRAPANPRWLALADTLRRFRVPLAPMLDLLQGVALDLEPVAFPDFAALHRYCRLVAGGVGLMLGPVLGAPRRFRQPGVQLGVAMQLTNVLRDVGEDLDSGRLYLPADELAAFGIDRAALEARRVTPAFSRFMRFQVARSRRWFAEGDRVIPLFPNDGSRLTVRLLQTTYAGILDAIERLGYDVFRTRAYVSSPRKLLLLGRAVWSERRPLTAFLERTA, encoded by the coding sequence GTGAGCGTGGCGCTCGTGGAGAGCTATGCGGAGGCCGAGCAGATCACGGCCGAGTGGGCGAAGAGCTTCTACTTCGCGAGCCGGTTCCTGCCCGCGCCCAAGCGCCGCGCCGTCTTCGCGCTCTACGACTACTGCCGCCACGCCGACAACCTGGTCGACGAGCGTGGCGACCTCTCCGCCGCCGAGGTGCGCGCGGCGCTCGACGCCCTCGGCCGCCAGGTGCGCGCGATGCATGCCGGCCGCGCCCCCGCCAATCCGCGCTGGCTGGCACTCGCCGATACGCTGCGCCGATTCCGCGTGCCGCTTGCGCCCATGCTCGACCTGCTCCAGGGAGTCGCCCTCGACCTGGAGCCGGTCGCGTTCCCCGACTTTGCCGCGCTCCACCGCTACTGCCGCCTCGTGGCCGGCGGCGTCGGCCTCATGCTCGGTCCGGTGCTCGGCGCGCCGCGCCGCTTTCGCCAGCCCGGCGTACAGCTCGGGGTGGCGATGCAGCTCACCAATGTGCTGCGCGACGTGGGCGAGGATCTCGATTCCGGCCGCCTCTACCTCCCGGCCGACGAGCTGGCGGCGTTCGGGATCGATCGCGCGGCGCTCGAGGCCCGGCGAGTGACACCCGCGTTCAGCCGATTCATGCGGTTCCAGGTCGCCCGCTCGCGCCGCTGGTTTGCCGAGGGCGACCGGGTCATTCCGCTCTTTCCAAACGATGGCTCCCGCCTCACCGTGCGGCTCTTGCAGACCACGTATGCCGGCATTCTCGATGCGATCGAGCGCCTGGGCTACGACGTCTTCCGTACCCGCGCGTACGTTTCGTCGCCCCGCAAGCTCCTTCTCCTGGGCCGCGCCGTTTGGAGCGAGCGCCGGCCGCTCACCGCGTTCCTGGAGCGCACCGCCTGA
- a CDS encoding multifunctional oxoglutarate decarboxylase/oxoglutarate dehydrogenase thiamine pyrophosphate-binding subunit/dihydrolipoyllysine-residue succinyltransferase subunit yields the protein MDPNIFETANAGFAQAMYEEFLRDPNSVGEDWRALFESGVVGEADGRPEADGRTGGEGVGRAGGHASPAADEAAPVAAPIDSAPVRPAVPAPADVPHGASVIKGPAARLVANMNESLGVPTATTFRTLPVATLEARRKELNARLTTAGRTEKLSFTHLIAFALVQAAKRHPVMGHSLLVHDATPYRVQPEGIALGLAVDVQRKDGSRGLVVPVIKRAETMDFSAFYTAYEALVDKARTNKLLPDDFAGATMSLTNPGGLGTVMSVPRLMAGQGSIIAVGAIGYPPEFAAADAERMRELGVSKVMTVSSTYDHRVIQGAESGAFLATLDHLLQGEDGFYELVAESLHLAPASYQLAPAATQLPKQPETVAPDMLYHVAAAMALVKAFRTHGHLAARVDPLGTEPLGDPALDPLPLGLTPEVMAAIPSNVLRVYVPGRTLAESYPYLQATYCGTMAYQVEHIASHEERVWLREKIESGAFRTPLTPEQKLRLLTRLTRVEALERFLHKAYLGQKRFSIEGVDMLVPMLDTTFELAAADGAREVVIGMAHRGRLNVLAHTIGRPYETIFAEFEGGRHVESGQLTPEGGTGDVKYHHGAEGVYALGNGKSVAVKLTPNPSHLEYVDPVVSGRARARQTTRKGRRAHHDSAVALPVMIHGDAAFAGQGVVAETFNLSALRGYGTGGALHIITNNQVGFTTDMQDARSTRYASDLAKGFDVPIIHVNSDDAEACLAAVRLAMAYREMFRRDALIDLVGYRRHGHNEGDEPAYTQPPMYELIKNLPTVRARYAEQLEAEGVTTVADAERQYEEAYQRLVDAQQHFRASLGPGTVPEPKKQQNPGQEVSTAVPAETLTALNEQLLTWPEGFTVNPKLKRQLDRRRAATGPEGRIDWAHAEALALASLLVEGVPVRLTGQDTERGTFSQRHLVLHDAETGQTYAPIQRLSGALAPIELHNSPLSELATLGFEYGYSASAHEALVLWEAQFGDFINGGQVIVDQFLVAGLSKWGLTTRLTLLLPHGYEGQGPEHSSARLERFLQLAAEGNIRVANPSTPAQYFHLLRRQARRTRQRPLIVMTPKSLLRLPAAASRLSDLAEGAWHPVLDDPWAAPRADRIRRLVLCTGKIYYDLLAEAEQLDEADRPAIVRVEQLYSFPWSEMRVVLARYANVDEMVWVQEEPRNMGAWAYLKSKLAELMPARAELGYVGRPERASPAEGYPAAHAAEQSRIVSEGVRGAGRPAPLSA from the coding sequence GTGGATCCCAACATATTCGAGACGGCCAACGCGGGCTTCGCGCAAGCGATGTACGAGGAATTTCTGCGCGACCCCAACAGCGTGGGCGAGGATTGGCGCGCGCTGTTCGAGAGCGGGGTGGTGGGCGAGGCGGACGGGCGGCCGGAGGCGGACGGGCGGACGGGCGGGGAGGGGGTTGGGCGCGCCGGCGGCCACGCGAGCCCGGCAGCGGACGAGGCCGCGCCGGTAGCGGCACCGATCGACTCGGCGCCTGTCCGGCCGGCTGTCCCCGCCCCCGCCGACGTCCCGCACGGCGCCTCGGTCATCAAGGGCCCCGCCGCCCGTCTCGTCGCGAATATGAACGAGAGCCTGGGCGTCCCGACGGCGACCACCTTCCGCACGCTGCCGGTCGCCACACTCGAGGCGCGGCGCAAAGAGCTGAACGCGCGGCTCACGACGGCGGGACGGACCGAGAAGCTCTCGTTCACCCATCTCATCGCTTTCGCCCTGGTGCAGGCGGCCAAGCGGCACCCGGTGATGGGGCACTCGCTCCTCGTGCACGACGCCACGCCCTACCGGGTCCAGCCCGAAGGCATCGCCCTGGGCCTCGCGGTCGACGTGCAGCGGAAGGACGGGAGCCGCGGACTCGTGGTCCCCGTCATCAAGCGCGCGGAGACGATGGACTTCTCCGCCTTCTACACTGCCTACGAGGCGCTGGTCGACAAGGCGCGCACGAACAAGCTCCTGCCCGACGACTTCGCCGGCGCCACCATGTCGCTCACCAACCCCGGCGGACTCGGCACCGTCATGTCGGTGCCGCGACTCATGGCGGGCCAGGGGAGCATCATCGCGGTCGGCGCCATCGGCTACCCGCCCGAATTCGCCGCGGCCGACGCCGAGCGGATGCGCGAGCTCGGCGTGAGCAAGGTGATGACGGTGAGCAGCACCTACGATCACCGCGTCATCCAGGGTGCGGAATCGGGTGCGTTCCTGGCCACGCTCGACCACCTGCTTCAGGGCGAAGACGGCTTCTACGAGCTGGTCGCCGAGAGCCTGCACCTGGCACCGGCCAGCTACCAGCTCGCCCCGGCGGCGACACAGCTTCCGAAGCAGCCCGAGACCGTCGCGCCGGACATGCTGTATCACGTCGCCGCGGCGATGGCGCTGGTGAAGGCGTTCCGCACCCACGGCCATCTTGCGGCGCGAGTCGATCCGCTGGGCACCGAGCCGCTCGGCGATCCGGCGCTCGACCCGTTGCCGCTCGGACTCACGCCCGAGGTGATGGCCGCGATTCCATCCAATGTGCTGCGGGTCTACGTGCCCGGCCGCACCCTGGCCGAGTCGTACCCGTACCTGCAGGCGACGTACTGCGGCACCATGGCGTACCAGGTCGAACACATCGCGAGCCACGAGGAACGGGTGTGGCTGCGCGAGAAGATAGAAAGCGGCGCGTTTCGCACGCCGCTCACGCCCGAGCAGAAGCTCCGGCTCTTGACCCGGCTCACCCGGGTGGAGGCGCTCGAGCGCTTTCTCCACAAGGCGTACCTGGGCCAGAAGCGCTTCTCCATCGAGGGCGTGGACATGCTGGTGCCGATGCTCGACACGACGTTCGAGCTGGCGGCGGCGGACGGCGCGCGCGAGGTGGTGATCGGCATGGCGCATCGCGGGCGGCTCAACGTGCTGGCGCACACGATCGGGCGGCCCTACGAGACGATCTTCGCGGAGTTCGAGGGCGGGCGGCACGTCGAGAGCGGCCAGCTCACGCCCGAGGGCGGCACCGGCGACGTGAAGTATCACCACGGCGCGGAAGGCGTCTATGCGCTGGGCAACGGCAAGTCCGTCGCAGTGAAGCTCACGCCCAACCCGAGTCACCTGGAGTATGTGGACCCGGTGGTGAGCGGCCGGGCGCGCGCGCGCCAGACCACGCGCAAGGGCCGCCGCGCGCATCACGACTCGGCGGTGGCGCTGCCGGTGATGATCCACGGCGACGCCGCGTTCGCCGGACAGGGCGTGGTGGCCGAGACGTTCAACCTGAGTGCGCTCAGGGGCTATGGCACCGGCGGCGCGCTGCACATCATCACCAACAACCAGGTGGGCTTCACCACCGATATGCAGGACGCGCGCTCGACCCGTTACGCGAGCGATCTCGCCAAGGGCTTCGACGTGCCGATCATCCACGTCAACTCGGACGATGCCGAGGCCTGCCTCGCCGCGGTACGGCTCGCGATGGCGTACCGGGAGATGTTCCGGCGCGATGCGTTGATCGACCTGGTGGGCTACCGCCGCCACGGGCACAACGAGGGTGACGAGCCGGCCTACACCCAGCCCCCGATGTACGAGTTGATCAAGAACCTGCCGACGGTGCGGGCCCGGTACGCCGAGCAGCTCGAGGCCGAGGGCGTCACCACGGTCGCCGATGCGGAGAGGCAATACGAGGAAGCGTACCAGCGGCTGGTCGACGCGCAGCAGCACTTCCGCGCGAGCCTGGGCCCCGGCACGGTGCCCGAGCCCAAGAAACAGCAGAACCCGGGTCAGGAGGTATCGACCGCGGTGCCGGCCGAGACGCTGACGGCGCTCAACGAACAACTGCTCACCTGGCCGGAGGGGTTCACCGTAAATCCCAAGCTCAAGCGCCAGCTCGATCGGCGGCGCGCGGCGACGGGCCCCGAGGGCAGGATCGATTGGGCTCACGCGGAAGCGCTGGCCCTCGCATCACTCCTGGTGGAAGGCGTGCCGGTGCGGCTCACCGGCCAGGATACCGAGCGCGGCACGTTCAGCCAGCGGCACCTCGTGCTGCACGACGCGGAAACCGGACAGACGTACGCCCCGATCCAGCGGCTCTCCGGCGCGCTCGCGCCGATCGAGCTGCACAACAGCCCGCTCTCGGAGCTCGCGACACTGGGCTTTGAATACGGCTACAGCGCGTCGGCGCACGAGGCGCTGGTGCTCTGGGAAGCGCAGTTCGGCGACTTCATCAACGGCGGCCAAGTGATCGTGGACCAGTTCCTGGTGGCGGGGCTCTCGAAGTGGGGACTCACCACACGGCTCACGCTGCTCCTGCCGCACGGCTACGAGGGTCAAGGCCCGGAACATTCGAGCGCCCGCCTCGAGCGTTTCCTGCAGCTCGCGGCCGAAGGCAACATCCGCGTCGCCAACCCGAGCACGCCGGCGCAGTACTTCCACCTGCTCCGCCGCCAGGCCCGCCGCACGCGCCAGCGCCCGCTCATCGTGATGACGCCGAAGAGTCTTCTGCGCCTGCCGGCGGCCGCCTCACGCCTGAGTGATCTGGCCGAGGGCGCCTGGCACCCGGTGCTGGATGATCCGTGGGCGGCGCCCAGGGCCGATCGGATCCGCCGTCTCGTCCTCTGCACCGGGAAGATCTACTACGACCTGCTGGCCGAGGCCGAGCAGCTCGACGAGGCAGATCGCCCGGCGATCGTGCGTGTCGAGCAACTGTACTCGTTCCCCTGGTCCGAGATGCGGGTGGTGCTGGCGCGCTACGCGAACGTGGACGAGATGGTCTGGGTGCAGGAAGAGCCGCGCAACATGGGCGCGTGGGCGTACCTCAAGTCGAAGCTCGCCGAGCTGATGCCGGCGCGCGCGGAGCTGGGGTACGTGGGCCGGCCGGAGCGGGCGAGTCCCGCCGAAGGGTATCCGGCGGCGCACGCCGCGGAGCAGAGCCGTATTGTGTCTGAGGGAGTGCGCGGCGCCGGACGCCCGGCGCCGCTCAGCGCGTGA
- a CDS encoding DUF1499 domain-containing protein, translated as MRLRWLVVLLAALAALLLLISGPGARLGLWRFGTGFSLMRWGAYVGIAAGLLAVALLLLPARGGPRLTGPLVAAVILGGIAAFVPWRWLRVARSVPPIHDITTDTAQPPEFVAVLPLRASAPNPAAYGGEEIAAQQHQAYPDIRPLELSAPPGAAFDRALAAARAAGWDVVATDSAAGRIEATATTGWFGFKDDVVVRVRPDSGGSRVDVRSVSRVGKSDVGTNARRIRQYLGRLAGSKSAA; from the coding sequence ATGAGACTCCGCTGGCTCGTGGTACTGCTCGCGGCGCTCGCCGCGCTGCTGCTGCTCATCTCCGGTCCGGGGGCGCGGCTCGGCCTCTGGCGGTTCGGCACCGGCTTTTCGCTCATGCGCTGGGGCGCGTACGTCGGGATCGCCGCCGGCCTTCTTGCCGTGGCGCTGCTGCTCCTGCCGGCGCGCGGCGGGCCTCGGCTCACCGGGCCGCTTGTCGCCGCGGTCATCCTGGGCGGCATCGCCGCGTTCGTGCCATGGCGCTGGCTGCGCGTGGCCCGCAGCGTCCCTCCCATTCACGACATCACGACCGACACGGCGCAGCCGCCCGAGTTCGTGGCAGTGCTGCCGCTTCGCGCCAGTGCGCCGAACCCCGCCGCGTACGGGGGCGAGGAAATCGCCGCGCAACAGCACCAGGCCTATCCCGACATTCGCCCGCTCGAGTTGAGCGCGCCGCCCGGCGCAGCCTTCGATCGCGCGCTCGCCGCCGCGCGGGCGGCGGGCTGGGACGTCGTGGCCACGGACTCGGCTGCCGGCCGCATCGAGGCCACCGCCACCACCGGCTGGTTCGGCTTCAAGGATGACGTCGTGGTGCGCGTGCGCCCCGACTCGGGCGGAAGTCGGGTGGACGTGCGGTCGGTGTCGCGCGTAGGCAAGAGCGACGTCGGCACCAACGCCCGCCGGATACGCCAGTATCTCGGGAGGCTCGCCGGCAGCAAATCCGCCGCGTGA
- a CDS encoding lysophospholipid acyltransferase family protein produces MRWAALENPAGWDRAVPTVCVANHTNWWDGFFAFLLSRAAGWDGRLLMDAGQLARYPPFRRVGVLRIRRDPPRAAYDDLRAADAELRPGSVLWIFPSGARRPERERPARFERGAAHLVLAHGAPVRICPVAFRYGYLGEQLPEAFALTGRPWIVAAGQGTDRRALTEELERAVAGAVDRLDARLAAESLSDFRLLVQGRLSVNKRMDRFRHAVGLLRGPFEARNG; encoded by the coding sequence GTGCGCTGGGCCGCGCTCGAGAACCCGGCCGGCTGGGATCGCGCGGTCCCCACGGTCTGCGTCGCGAATCACACGAACTGGTGGGACGGCTTTTTCGCGTTCCTCCTTTCGCGGGCCGCCGGGTGGGACGGGCGCCTTCTCATGGACGCCGGGCAGCTCGCGCGTTACCCGCCGTTTCGGCGCGTGGGAGTGCTCCGGATCCGCCGCGACCCGCCGCGCGCCGCGTACGACGACCTCCGTGCCGCCGATGCCGAGCTTCGCCCCGGGAGCGTCCTCTGGATCTTCCCGAGCGGTGCGCGCCGCCCCGAGCGCGAGCGGCCGGCGCGTTTCGAGCGCGGCGCCGCGCACCTGGTGCTCGCGCACGGCGCGCCGGTCCGGATCTGTCCGGTTGCATTCCGCTATGGATATCTCGGCGAGCAACTGCCCGAAGCGTTCGCGCTCACGGGCCGGCCGTGGATCGTGGCGGCGGGGCAGGGCACCGACCGCCGCGCGCTCACCGAGGAGCTGGAGCGCGCGGTGGCCGGCGCGGTCGACCGGCTCGACGCCCGGCTCGCCGCCGAATCGTTGAGCGACTTCCGCCTGCTGGTGCAGGGCAGGCTTTCCGTGAACAAGCGCATGGACCGTTTCCGCCATGCTGTCGGCCTGCTGCGGGGGCCGTTCGAGGCGCGGAATGGATAG
- a CDS encoding HNH endonuclease signature motif containing protein, with translation MQSHRDWLLEQHGPVCAYCGASTSPDTITLDHVRPRRGQTAYDRPDNLVLACRACNAAKADTPLLAFLMMKRARGVFLLHYGEHLSEPLKDMIRSASERPMQAVGQ, from the coding sequence ATGCAGTCCCACCGCGACTGGCTGCTTGAGCAGCATGGACCGGTGTGCGCCTATTGCGGAGCGAGCACGAGCCCCGACACCATCACGCTCGACCACGTCCGCCCGCGCCGCGGGCAGACCGCCTATGATCGCCCGGACAACCTCGTCCTGGCTTGCCGCGCGTGCAATGCGGCCAAGGCGGACACGCCGCTGCTCGCGTTTCTGATGATGAAGCGCGCTCGCGGCGTCTTTTTGTTGCACTACGGCGAGCACCTCTCGGAACCGCTCAAGGACATGATCCGCTCGGCGTCCGAGCGGCCCATGCAGGCGGTGGGGCAGTAG
- a CDS encoding MerR family transcriptional regulator → MIQPERTYEINEVARLTGLTPARLRAWERRYQVIRPHRMPNGYRAYTGDQVTLLRAFARLTTAGDRIGELALRPRDEVLARAGGREPDGSAHGALLDAVAALDRERLEALIAQQLSLRGLRAFAEEVVPPLACAVGDRWAAGTLPVSAEHLASEVVIHALKAGLRAGRADGPLALAAGLPGERHEWGFLSALTLVQAEGWRVQYLGPDLPLDDMVEAAWKLRPAAVALSGSTSGIVEASLEALVALPPRLPPGTAAVAGGAGVDAHSALLRTYGYRIGPPAFSASFRARDRAAAAAREPASG, encoded by the coding sequence GTGATCCAGCCGGAACGCACCTATGAGATCAACGAGGTCGCGCGGCTCACCGGCCTCACCCCGGCCCGGCTCCGCGCCTGGGAGCGCCGATACCAGGTCATCCGCCCGCACCGGATGCCGAACGGCTACCGGGCCTACACCGGCGATCAGGTCACACTGCTCCGCGCCTTTGCCCGCCTCACCACCGCGGGCGACCGCATCGGCGAGCTGGCTTTGCGCCCGCGCGACGAGGTGCTCGCCCGCGCCGGCGGCCGCGAGCCCGACGGTTCGGCGCATGGCGCGCTGCTCGACGCCGTAGCGGCGCTCGACCGCGAGCGGCTCGAGGCGCTCATCGCCCAGCAGCTCTCACTCCGCGGCCTCCGCGCGTTTGCCGAGGAGGTCGTGCCGCCGCTTGCCTGCGCCGTCGGCGACCGCTGGGCCGCGGGAACGCTCCCGGTTTCCGCCGAGCACTTGGCGAGCGAGGTAGTGATCCACGCGCTCAAGGCCGGGCTTCGTGCCGGCCGCGCCGATGGTCCGCTCGCGCTCGCGGCCGGCCTTCCCGGCGAGCGCCACGAGTGGGGCTTTCTGAGCGCGCTGACGCTGGTGCAGGCCGAGGGCTGGCGCGTGCAGTACCTAGGGCCGGACTTGCCGCTCGACGACATGGTCGAGGCCGCGTGGAAGCTCCGGCCGGCTGCGGTGGCGCTGAGCGGGAGCACGAGCGGCATCGTCGAGGCCAGCCTCGAAGCGCTCGTGGCTCTGCCACCGCGACTGCCGCCGGGCACCGCGGCCGTGGCCGGCGGCGCTGGCGTCGATGCGCACTCGGCGCTGCTCCGCACCTACGGCTATCGCATCGGGCCTCCGGCCTTTTCCGCCTCGTTCCGCGCGCGCGATCGCGCCGCTGCGGCCGCTCGGGAGCCCGCCTCGGGGTGA